A region of Oxyura jamaicensis isolate SHBP4307 breed ruddy duck chromosome 9, BPBGC_Ojam_1.0, whole genome shotgun sequence DNA encodes the following proteins:
- the SST gene encoding somatostatin has translation MLSCRLHCALALLSIALALGTVSAAPSDPRLRQFLQKSLAAAAGKQELAKYFLAELLSEPSQTENEALESEDLSRGAEQDEVRLELERSANSNPALAPRERKAGCKNFFWKTFTSC, from the exons ATGCTGTCGTGCCGTCTCCACTGCGCCCTGGCCCTGCTCTCCATCGCCCTGGCCCTCGGCACCGTCTCGGCCGCCCCCTCGGACCCGCGGCTCCGGCAGTTCCTGCAGAAATCCCTGGCTGCCGCTGCCGGGAAGCAG GAACTGGCCAAGTACTTTTTGGCAGAACTGCTCTCAGAGCCCAgccagacagaaaatgaagccCTGGAGTCTGAGGACTTGTCCCGAGGGGCTGAGCAGGACGAAGTGAGACTGGAGCTGGAGCGCTCGGCTAACTCAAACCCCGCTCTGGCACCCCGGGAACGCAAAGCGGGCTGCAAGAACTTCTTCTGGAAAACTTTCACATCCTGTTAG